One genomic window of Leptospira paudalimensis includes the following:
- a CDS encoding DoxX family membrane protein, protein MKVLYLVVRLLLGALFLFSSVVVLFDLVQQPEVTGNIKIFNDGMKATGYLLTLIKVTELVCALAFLSGRFVPLASVVIAPVVINIFFVHLMIAHDGLPVGIFVVIANAFLAYYNRSAYKPLFVPVHKV, encoded by the coding sequence TTAGGTGCCTTGTTTTTATTTTCTTCAGTTGTTGTATTATTCGATTTAGTTCAACAACCTGAAGTGACTGGAAACATCAAGATATTCAATGATGGCATGAAGGCCACTGGTTATTTATTAACATTGATTAAAGTAACGGAACTTGTTTGTGCCCTAGCTTTTTTATCGGGAAGATTTGTACCTTTAGCTTCTGTTGTAATTGCACCAGTGGTGATCAATATCTTTTTTGTTCACTTGATGATTGCTCATGATGGATTACCGGTTGGAATTTTTGTCGTTATTGCAAATGCATTTTTAGCGTATTACAATCGTTCTGCTTACAAACCGTTGTTTGTACCAGTTCATAAAGTTTAA